One Phocaeicola dorei genomic region harbors:
- a CDS encoding tyrosine-type recombinase/integrase, with amino-acid sequence MANLSIVIVPAKKLSNGRHRVRIAVAHRSQTRYISTQFILDSANQMKNGRVVKHENAANINSCLRKLINEYEEILSSIHYQSTISCTELIHVITREQQKKGITFNTVVKEYLSMMEADDRKKSHKLYNIACAKFLKHMKGDFPLVQLSPTHIQSFADVMKAEGLKETSIRIYLTLIKVILNYARKMNYVTYLVHPFVLFKMPISNIRELDLSVDELKRIRDVKLFKSVHIMARDIFMLTYYLGGINLRDLMEYDFTKGNCMRYIRHKTRNSKKNENEIAFTIQPEAQAIIDRYISENGKLVFGKYKSYEKVYSLVFRHIGKVAGLAGINRKVSYYSARKTFAQHGYDIGIEIEKIEYCIGHSMKNNRPIFNYIRIMQEHADKVFREIFDQLLK; translated from the coding sequence ATGGCTAATCTTTCAATAGTAATTGTGCCTGCTAAAAAATTATCTAACGGTAGACATAGAGTTAGGATCGCAGTAGCTCATCGTTCACAAACGAGATATATTTCAACCCAATTCATTTTGGATTCTGCAAATCAAATGAAAAATGGACGAGTAGTAAAACACGAAAATGCAGCTAATATAAATTCTTGTTTGCGCAAACTGATTAATGAATACGAAGAGATTCTTTCGTCTATTCATTATCAGTCGACCATTTCATGCACTGAATTAATACATGTCATAACTCGGGAACAACAAAAAAAGGGAATAACCTTTAATACGGTAGTGAAAGAATATCTTTCGATGATGGAGGCAGACGATCGTAAAAAATCCCATAAATTATATAATATAGCTTGTGCAAAGTTCCTTAAACACATGAAAGGTGATTTTCCTTTGGTACAACTCAGTCCGACACATATACAAAGTTTCGCTGATGTAATGAAGGCTGAAGGATTAAAAGAAACTTCTATCAGGATTTACCTCACTTTAATAAAAGTAATATTGAACTATGCCAGGAAAATGAATTATGTAACTTATTTAGTTCATCCTTTTGTCTTATTTAAAATGCCAATTAGTAATATCAGAGAACTAGATCTGTCCGTTGATGAATTAAAAAGAATACGTGATGTAAAATTATTCAAATCTGTGCATATCATGGCTCGGGATATATTTATGTTAACTTATTATTTAGGTGGTATTAATCTAAGAGACTTAATGGAGTATGATTTCACTAAAGGGAACTGTATGAGATATATAAGACATAAAACCCGTAATAGCAAAAAGAATGAAAATGAAATAGCTTTCACTATCCAGCCAGAAGCACAGGCAATTATTGATCGATATATTTCAGAAAATGGGAAATTAGTTTTTGGCAAGTATAAATCTTATGAAAAAGTATATAGTTTGGTCTTTAGACATATAGGGAAAGTGGCTGGTCTAGCAGGCATAAATAGAAAGGTTTCATATTATTCTGCAAGAAAAACATTTGCACAACATGGTTATGATATAGGTATCGAAATAGAAAAAATAGAATATTGTATTGGCCATAGCATGAAAAACAATCGTCCTATATTTAATTATATACGAATAATGCAGGAGCATGCCGATAAGGTTTTTAGAGAAATCTTCGATCAATTGCTTAAATAG
- a CDS encoding SusC/RagA family TonB-linked outer membrane protein: MKDSKKSSLLGHRLRFRWLFLFSLFAGPLALPLGGQSAIAANNIAQQQKVSVTGKVVDNLGEPIIGANVVVQGQTVGTITDIDGVFKLDVPKGAKLLISFIGYSSKTVEVKQSNIEIVLEDDSQMLGEVEVVAYGVQKKVSVTGAISSVKGEELTKTPTGSISNMLSGQMAGLTTVQYSGEPGSDAANIFVRGQATWNQSAPLIQVDGVERSMNDIDPNEIESISILKDASATAVFGVRGANGVVLITTKRGKEGKAKISFTTSSSIIAPTESIKMANSYQYATFYNQINTGDGLNPTFSDEIIQKFKDGSDPVRFPSVDWVDYCLKDMTLQTQHNVNISGGTDRVRYFISAGAYTQGGLFKEFDLPYNLSYQYNRFNYRSNLDIDVTKTTTLSMNIAGNVNNASKPYTGQGSAGMLINMYYSTPFSSPGLVDGKLVNASTDYPDLRMPFTGGSGMGYYGGGFMRTSNNTLNADVQLKQKLDFITKGLSFHIKGSYNSGFTSYTQASASVATYTPVLQEDGTIAYKKYGQNSQLKYEDKDPAKSRDWYMEAALNYAREFGNHHVSALLLYNQSKIYYPSAYSDIPRGMVGIVGRATYDWKNRYMAEFNIGYNGSENYAPGKRFGTFPAGSFGWIVSEEKFWKPIKSVVSFLKFRYTTGLVGNDSFDGNKQRFLYMSDPYVVNNSSLINRDGHGFLFGINNSTVSPAAYENGKNNQDITWEKALKTNLGVDANFLNDRLRTSFDYYHEKRTDIMLSDGTAPSVLGFTPPLANLGEMRSWGWEITLKWNDQIGDNFRYNVGLNLMYNQNRVVERKEAPQNEEYMYQKGRRLGSRSQYKFFEYYNSETTPTHYKEVYGTDMPEQLVSDLKNGDCVYVDLNNDGKIDSNDMSRQFGFTDDPEYMAGLNMGFSWKGFDVSMQWTAAWNVSRSISSVFRQPFTDRTNSDQGGLLEYMLDHTWTPENPNPNAEYPRATFINDTNNYAESTLWEKDAKYLRLKNLQIAYNFNLPFMKKLKLNTMQLALSGYNLLTFTPYFWSDPESKASNSPSYPLTKTYSLSLKLGF, from the coding sequence ATGAAAGACAGCAAAAAATCAAGTCTGTTGGGACATCGATTAAGATTTCGATGGCTTTTTCTCTTTAGTCTGTTTGCAGGTCCTCTGGCTCTTCCCCTAGGAGGACAGTCGGCAATAGCTGCAAACAATATTGCTCAACAACAAAAAGTATCAGTGACCGGTAAGGTTGTAGATAATTTAGGAGAACCTATTATTGGTGCCAATGTTGTTGTGCAAGGTCAGACAGTAGGTACTATAACCGACATTGATGGAGTTTTTAAACTGGATGTTCCTAAAGGAGCTAAGTTATTGATTTCATTCATTGGATATAGTTCTAAAACTGTGGAAGTAAAACAATCTAATATCGAAATTGTTTTGGAGGATGATTCTCAAATGTTAGGAGAAGTAGAGGTTGTAGCTTATGGTGTTCAGAAAAAGGTTTCTGTGACTGGAGCTATTTCCAGCGTAAAAGGTGAAGAATTGACAAAAACTCCAACAGGGTCCATTTCTAATATGTTATCAGGGCAAATGGCAGGTTTGACTACCGTACAGTATTCCGGAGAACCGGGAAGTGATGCAGCGAATATTTTTGTCCGTGGTCAAGCTACATGGAATCAATCTGCTCCTCTTATTCAAGTAGACGGTGTGGAACGTAGCATGAATGATATTGATCCTAATGAAATAGAAAGCATTTCTATATTAAAAGATGCTTCTGCTACGGCTGTTTTTGGTGTACGAGGTGCAAATGGCGTTGTTTTAATTACGACTAAACGAGGTAAGGAAGGAAAGGCTAAGATTTCATTTACGACTTCCTCAAGTATTATTGCCCCGACCGAAAGTATTAAAATGGCTAATTCTTATCAATATGCCACTTTTTATAACCAAATAAACACTGGTGATGGTTTGAATCCTACGTTTTCGGATGAAATAATCCAGAAATTTAAAGATGGTTCAGATCCCGTTCGTTTTCCAAGTGTGGATTGGGTAGATTATTGCTTAAAAGATATGACCCTTCAAACACAGCATAATGTTAATATATCAGGTGGTACAGACCGTGTACGTTATTTTATTTCAGCAGGAGCTTATACACAAGGTGGTTTATTTAAAGAATTTGACTTGCCCTATAATCTGTCTTATCAATATAATCGTTTCAATTACCGCTCAAATCTAGATATTGACGTAACCAAAACGACAACATTATCAATGAATATTGCTGGTAATGTGAATAATGCTTCTAAACCTTATACTGGACAGGGTAGTGCCGGGATGTTAATAAACATGTATTATTCCACTCCGTTTTCTAGTCCGGGACTTGTCGATGGCAAACTGGTTAATGCAAGTACGGACTATCCGGATTTGAGAATGCCTTTTACTGGTGGTAGCGGCATGGGATACTATGGTGGAGGTTTTATGCGAACCAGTAATAACACCTTAAATGCTGATGTCCAATTAAAACAAAAACTGGATTTTATAACTAAAGGATTGTCATTCCATATTAAAGGATCATACAATAGTGGCTTTACATCTTATACACAGGCTAGTGCTAGTGTTGCAACTTATACTCCTGTATTACAGGAAGATGGTACGATTGCTTACAAGAAATATGGACAAAATTCTCAGTTGAAATATGAAGATAAGGATCCGGCTAAATCACGTGATTGGTATATGGAGGCAGCCTTAAACTATGCCCGGGAATTCGGTAATCATCATGTTTCAGCATTATTGTTATACAATCAGTCTAAGATATATTATCCTAGTGCATATTCTGATATTCCTCGTGGTATGGTTGGTATAGTGGGACGTGCAACTTATGATTGGAAAAACCGCTATATGGCAGAATTCAATATTGGATATAATGGTTCCGAGAATTATGCACCCGGCAAACGTTTTGGTACTTTTCCGGCCGGGTCTTTTGGTTGGATTGTTAGTGAGGAAAAATTCTGGAAACCTATAAAATCAGTAGTAAGTTTCTTGAAATTTCGTTATACAACCGGTCTAGTTGGTAATGATAGTTTTGACGGAAACAAGCAACGTTTCCTCTATATGTCTGATCCTTATGTAGTTAATAATTCTTCTTTAATTAACCGTGATGGTCATGGTTTTTTGTTTGGTATCAATAATTCCACAGTAAGTCCTGCAGCTTATGAAAATGGAAAGAATAACCAAGATATTACATGGGAAAAAGCGTTGAAAACCAATTTAGGTGTAGATGCTAATTTCCTTAATGATCGCTTACGCACTTCATTTGATTATTATCATGAAAAACGTACAGACATTATGTTGAGTGACGGTACGGCTCCTTCTGTATTAGGATTTACTCCTCCATTGGCTAATCTTGGGGAAATGAGAAGCTGGGGCTGGGAAATCACTTTAAAATGGAACGATCAAATAGGCGACAATTTTAGATATAACGTAGGATTGAATTTGATGTACAATCAAAATCGGGTGGTAGAGAGAAAAGAAGCTCCGCAGAATGAAGAATATATGTATCAAAAAGGACGTCGTCTTGGTTCACGCAGCCAATATAAATTCTTTGAATATTATAATTCGGAAACAACCCCTACTCATTACAAAGAAGTATATGGTACGGATATGCCAGAACAATTAGTCAGTGATTTAAAAAATGGTGATTGTGTATATGTCGATTTAAATAACGATGGTAAAATAGATTCTAACGATATGTCACGTCAATTTGGTTTCACAGATGATCCGGAATACATGGCCGGTCTTAATATGGGATTCAGCTGGAAGGGATTTGATGTTTCAATGCAATGGACTGCCGCATGGAATGTAAGCCGCAGTATATCAAGCGTATTCCGTCAACCTTTTACAGACCGTACAAACTCAGATCAAGGAGGTTTGTTGGAATATATGTTAGACCATACATGGACTCCAGAGAATCCGAATCCAAATGCGGAATATCCGCGTGCGACATTTATCAACGATACCAATAACTATGCGGAATCAACTTTGTGGGAGAAAGATGCTAAGTATCTTCGTTTGAAAAATCTGC
- a CDS encoding SusC/RagA family TonB-linked outer membrane protein, with translation MKDRKNSSLLGRLDKFQRLFFVALLSVLAVGAFAQSKTVSGTVLDKTGESVIGASVVVKGTTNGTITDFDGKFTLQNVPDNGTIQVSFVGYKTVDIQVKGQSTVKVILEEDTETLDEVVVVGYGVQKKSDVTGAMARVGSEELNTRPVNNAFEALQGKAAGVDITSSERPGTVGSIRIRGNRSISASSDPLYVVDGVPLSAGGIETINPRDIESIDILKDASSTAIYGSRGANGVILITTKRGKAGRLALNYSGSVTLENLKDKSPAMSASDYITWRRWAYYNSDPVNNPRGDQPNYDKDQIYFAASGDPAALANVNKGWSNGTWDGSKVTDTDWADIVTQTGITHEHTISGSGGNETAQAFFSVGYLNNQGTQKGQEYERYNFSMSVDLQVKPWFKMGGSINGSWAVQDYGYSRTGQSSGSGPVDIYSAAKAIPRFGVPYDEEGNIITNPCGSTTNVYTVIDEWNKSTDNRQTFRALGSFYGQFDFGKIWAPLEGLSYKISFGPDFRHYRQGIFISKDSAVKMGSKNYAKYATDRYLSWTLDNQINYNKTFGKHNLGVTLLQSASKYNKESGSESANAIPNENFEWYNMGSVDITDAATYGAGMSTGMSENQLASYMARVNYAYNDRYLLTVSGRYDGSSVLADGHKWSFFPSAALGWRIDQEDFMKDISWINQLKLRFGLGTTGNSAVSAYSTLGNIQSFYVPFGSTLTPAYATNEPYYTSSQVKMANKNLGWEKTTQYNYGIDFSFLNGRISGSMDIYHSNTNDLLLSMTIPTLTGFNSTYANVGKTKNFGVDLSLNLVPIQTKDFEWSSTINAAYQKDEILELANGKQDDISNAWFIGESINVYYGIANDGLWQESDAAEMAKFNANGHKFEAGMVKPVDQDGNYIIDSNDRIILGNKNPKWVLGWSNTFNYKGLELGIELNGRFGYIVDTGGEGQNGMYNQREINYWTPDNTGADYQKPIYSTAGGDAYSSLLGFKDASFIKIRNISLGYNFNSKALKNIGISSLKLYAQAKNIGNLYSSVDFMDLDLGTTYYNRGFTFGLQVGF, from the coding sequence ATGAAAGACAGAAAGAATTCAAGTCTGTTGGGTCGCCTGGACAAGTTCCAGCGGCTGTTCTTCGTTGCTTTGTTATCCGTATTGGCTGTAGGGGCCTTTGCACAGAGCAAAACCGTTTCGGGTACTGTCCTTGACAAGACAGGTGAGTCTGTAATCGGTGCCAGTGTGGTGGTGAAAGGTACTACCAATGGTACAATTACTGACTTTGATGGTAAGTTCACACTTCAAAATGTTCCTGATAATGGAACTATCCAAGTAAGTTTCGTGGGATACAAGACCGTAGATATCCAGGTGAAAGGACAATCTACCGTTAAGGTAATCTTGGAGGAGGATACTGAAACACTGGATGAGGTTGTGGTAGTAGGTTATGGTGTTCAGAAAAAAAGTGATGTGACTGGTGCTATGGCACGTGTTGGTTCTGAAGAATTGAATACAAGACCTGTGAACAATGCTTTTGAAGCCTTACAAGGCAAAGCTGCCGGTGTAGATATCACCTCAAGTGAACGTCCGGGTACTGTAGGATCAATCCGTATTCGTGGTAACCGATCTATCAGCGCATCATCAGACCCTCTGTATGTAGTAGATGGAGTTCCTTTGAGTGCTGGAGGAATTGAAACGATCAATCCGCGTGACATAGAATCCATTGATATCTTAAAGGATGCCTCTTCTACAGCTATTTACGGTTCTCGTGGTGCCAATGGTGTCATATTGATAACTACCAAACGCGGTAAAGCGGGTAGACTCGCTTTAAACTACTCAGGTTCTGTCACATTAGAAAACCTAAAAGACAAATCACCTGCCATGAGTGCAAGCGATTATATTACCTGGCGCCGTTGGGCTTATTATAACTCAGATCCGGTAAACAATCCTCGCGGTGACCAACCTAACTACGATAAAGACCAAATTTATTTCGCAGCATCAGGTGATCCCGCAGCTTTGGCAAATGTAAATAAAGGTTGGAGTAACGGTACTTGGGATGGAAGTAAAGTAACAGATACCGACTGGGCAGACATAGTGACCCAAACAGGTATCACTCATGAACACACCATCAGTGGTAGTGGCGGTAACGAAACTGCGCAAGCTTTCTTCTCTGTTGGTTACCTGAATAATCAAGGAACTCAGAAAGGACAGGAATATGAACGTTATAATTTTTCAATGTCTGTCGATTTACAAGTAAAACCTTGGTTTAAAATGGGCGGATCTATCAACGGTTCATGGGCGGTTCAAGACTATGGTTATTCCCGTACCGGACAATCTTCAGGCTCGGGCCCTGTTGATATATATAGCGCGGCAAAAGCTATTCCACGCTTTGGTGTTCCTTATGATGAAGAAGGAAATATCATTACCAACCCCTGTGGCTCCACCACCAATGTTTATACTGTAATTGACGAATGGAATAAGTCAACCGATAACCGCCAAACTTTCCGTGCACTAGGCAGCTTTTACGGACAATTTGATTTTGGGAAAATATGGGCACCTCTAGAGGGACTAAGCTATAAAATCTCTTTCGGTCCTGATTTCCGCCACTATCGTCAAGGTATTTTTATCAGCAAAGACTCTGCCGTGAAAATGGGCTCAAAAAACTATGCTAAATATGCAACAGATCGTTACTTGTCATGGACACTGGATAATCAGATCAACTATAACAAGACATTCGGCAAACATAACTTAGGCGTAACCTTATTGCAATCAGCTTCCAAATATAATAAAGAAAGTGGTTCCGAAAGTGCTAACGCCATCCCTAATGAAAATTTTGAATGGTACAACATGGGCAGTGTAGATATTACTGATGCAGCAACTTATGGTGCTGGTATGAGTACTGGTATGTCTGAGAATCAGCTGGCATCGTACATGGCACGTGTAAACTACGCATACAACGACCGTTATTTATTGACTGTATCCGGACGTTATGACGGTTCTTCCGTATTAGCAGACGGGCACAAATGGAGTTTCTTCCCTTCTGCCGCCTTGGGCTGGCGCATTGACCAAGAAGACTTCATGAAAGATATTTCTTGGATAAACCAGTTAAAACTTCGTTTCGGTTTGGGAACAACTGGTAACTCAGCTGTAAGTGCATATTCTACATTAGGTAACATCCAGTCATTCTATGTACCTTTTGGCTCTACTCTAACCCCTGCTTATGCTACTAATGAACCTTATTACACTTCTTCTCAAGTAAAAATGGCAAATAAAAATTTAGGTTGGGAAAAGACAACACAATATAACTATGGTATAGATTTCAGTTTCTTGAATGGACGTATCAGCGGTTCAATGGATATTTATCACTCTAACACCAATGACTTATTATTAAGCATGACTATTCCAACCTTAACTGGCTTTAATTCTACTTATGCCAATGTAGGTAAAACAAAAAACTTCGGTGTTGACTTATCTTTGAACCTGGTTCCCATACAAACTAAAGACTTTGAATGGAGTTCCACTATCAATGCAGCCTATCAAAAAGATGAAATCTTAGAACTTGCTAACGGTAAGCAGGATGACATTTCCAATGCCTGGTTCATTGGTGAGTCAATCAATGTTTACTATGGTATTGCCAACGATGGTCTGTGGCAGGAAAGCGATGCGGCAGAGATGGCTAAATTTAATGCTAATGGACATAAATTTGAAGCAGGCATGGTGAAACCTGTTGATCAGGATGGCAACTATATTATTGACAGTAATGACCGTATTATTCTTGGCAATAAAAATCCTAAATGGGTGCTGGGATGGAGCAATACATTCAACTATAAAGGTCTTGAACTAGGTATCGAGCTGAACGGACGATTTGGTTATATAGTTGATACGGGTGGTGAAGGCCAAAACGGTATGTATAACCAACGTGAAATAAACTATTGGACTCCAGACAATACTGGTGCTGATTATCAAAAACCAATTTACAGTACAGCGGGTGGTGATGCTTATTCAAGTCTGCTAGGCTTTAAAGACGCTTCATTCATCAAGATCCGTAACATTTCTCTGGGTTATAACTTTAATTCCAAAGCATTAAAGAACATCGGAATCAGTTCTCTTAAATTATATGCACAAGCTAAGAATATAGGCAACCTCTATTCTTCAGTAGATTTTATGGATTTGGACTTAGGCACTACTTATTACAATAGAGGCTTTACTTTCGGTTTACAAGTTGGTTTCTAA
- a CDS encoding RagB/SusD family nutrient uptake outer membrane protein has translation MKNLKYTLFTAALSVAMTASFSSCSDSFLDEKNKSSYTTDYFKTSQGIQDLATALYGNIRWHFGYEWAYGITLYGTDEFTNGSDLTAEPWNTYDSRLNPLDCTTANGAANNNCPGVSALWDQMYYGIASANQVIASADYVTDAEVREKCLGEAYFLRGYNYYRLFAQYGGVVLQTQVTEGVVRTFTRASAEETLNQVIDDLQNAYDKLPTDRWRGTGTWTKYTAAHFLAKALLYRQSERCSDWNSSYPADADLKKAITLCDEVISKCPLESDYNNLYAKWTGIDCKAEESNEILMSCQHTSSATGRFGNRTYNYFNPQFSNFSGGWTQRGQYIGGMDFQRCRPTEYAYAIFDNVNDSRMWKTFKTVYGLNNIASKADDVVATNGITADQVPTLGDQGIIFILNKKSDNRFKDATNSDYGTVGRGGIAHSFVNPETNKWVPNVFPIYAGGQYVLNTYGVSGNPAQSNVFCGINKTDDGSRTAEKGDAHRDVIMARTGETYLIKAEAQVRSGNFQDAISTINQLRARAEWKNGEDREYYTDGSMAFLKSAGGDEDNSTALSTLGKCKDANGTKINNTEAFKASFLQKNTYYLSTGIERTTDASSLQISSYSSLPAEDEAILSAMGVNGDKDRLINFILNERTRECLGEWNRWEELSRTKTLVQRAKLFNPEAAANIADKHLLRPIPQTFLDQLQHEDGTNLSDEEKAAMQNPGY, from the coding sequence ATGAAAAATTTAAAATATACATTATTCACAGCCGCCCTGTCTGTCGCAATGACTGCTAGTTTCAGTTCTTGTAGCGATAGTTTCCTAGATGAAAAAAACAAGTCATCCTATACCACTGACTATTTCAAAACGTCACAGGGCATTCAAGATCTGGCTACCGCACTGTACGGTAACATCCGTTGGCATTTCGGTTATGAATGGGCGTATGGTATTACCCTTTACGGCACCGATGAATTTACAAACGGCTCTGACCTGACTGCAGAACCATGGAACACTTATGACAGCCGTCTGAACCCGTTGGACTGTACAACGGCGAACGGTGCCGCCAACAACAACTGTCCGGGTGTATCGGCTCTTTGGGATCAGATGTATTACGGCATCGCCTCTGCAAATCAAGTTATCGCATCAGCTGACTATGTTACTGATGCGGAAGTCCGTGAAAAATGCCTAGGGGAAGCTTATTTCCTACGTGGATATAACTACTATCGTCTTTTCGCACAATATGGTGGTGTGGTTCTGCAAACCCAAGTTACTGAAGGTGTGGTCAGAACCTTTACTCGCGCTTCTGCAGAAGAAACATTAAACCAAGTGATTGATGACTTGCAGAACGCTTACGACAAACTGCCTACAGATAGATGGCGTGGTACAGGTACATGGACTAAATACACAGCAGCACACTTCCTGGCAAAAGCTTTGCTGTACCGTCAGTCTGAACGTTGCAGCGACTGGAACTCAAGTTATCCTGCTGATGCTGATTTGAAAAAAGCGATTACATTATGTGATGAAGTCATCTCAAAATGTCCGTTAGAAAGTGATTATAATAACCTTTACGCCAAATGGACTGGTATAGACTGCAAAGCTGAAGAATCTAATGAAATATTAATGTCATGCCAACACACTTCTTCGGCAACCGGACGTTTCGGAAACCGTACTTATAATTACTTCAACCCACAATTCTCCAACTTCTCCGGTGGTTGGACACAACGTGGTCAATATATCGGTGGTATGGACTTCCAACGTTGCCGCCCTACAGAATACGCTTATGCTATCTTCGACAATGTGAATGACTCACGTATGTGGAAAACATTCAAAACTGTCTACGGATTGAATAATATTGCATCGAAAGCAGATGATGTAGTGGCTACAAACGGTATTACAGCCGATCAGGTTCCAACACTAGGCGACCAAGGCATCATCTTTATTCTTAATAAAAAAAGTGACAACCGTTTTAAAGACGCCACAAACTCCGATTATGGAACAGTAGGTCGTGGTGGTATAGCCCACTCCTTTGTAAACCCCGAAACAAATAAATGGGTGCCGAATGTATTCCCTATATATGCCGGTGGTCAATATGTATTGAACACCTATGGTGTTAGCGGAAATCCAGCACAGTCCAATGTATTCTGTGGTATCAATAAGACTGACGACGGATCGCGTACAGCAGAGAAAGGTGACGCACATCGTGATGTCATTATGGCCCGTACAGGCGAAACTTATCTGATAAAAGCGGAAGCTCAAGTACGTTCCGGTAACTTCCAGGATGCTATCTCTACCATCAACCAGCTCCGTGCACGTGCCGAATGGAAAAATGGTGAAGACCGCGAATACTACACCGATGGTTCTATGGCTTTCTTGAAAAGCGCAGGCGGTGACGAAGATAATTCAACCGCACTAAGCACTTTAGGCAAATGCAAAGATGCCAATGGTACCAAGATCAATAACACAGAGGCATTCAAGGCTTCTTTCCTTCAAAAGAACACTTACTATCTTTCAACTGGTATAGAACGCACAACAGATGCTTCCAGTCTGCAAATTTCAAGTTATTCATCATTACCAGCCGAGGATGAAGCTATTCTATCAGCTATGGGCGTAAATGGGGACAAAGACCGTTTGATCAATTTCATTTTAAACGAACGTACCCGTGAATGCTTAGGTGAATGGAACCGATGGGAAGAATTGAGCCGTACCAAGACTTTGGTTCAACGTGCTAAATTATTCAATCCGGAAGCAGCTGCCAATATAGCAGACAAACATTTGCTTCGTCCTATTCCACAAACATTCTTAGACCAACTTCAACATGAAGACGGTACGAATTTAAGTGATGAAGAAAAAGCCGCAATGCAAAATCCTGGCTATTAA